In one Pseudomonas sp. R84 genomic region, the following are encoded:
- a CDS encoding AMP-binding protein — translation MSAAFRLPLDVFYEREARHPRQRFLVQPSGGGQIETLSWADVGHQARCTAHWLRARELPQGSHIALISKNCAHWIIADLAIWMAGHVSVPLYPNLTADSVAQVLNHSESVLAFIGKLDDWPGMSKGVPADLPTISLPLHPSGDFDFSWADLQRSSPIQDDPRPAAEQLATIIYTSGTTGLPKGVMHSFANLGFATTRGTQLFGLNENDRLLSYLPLCHVAERMFVELASIYTGQTVFFAESLDTFITDLQRARPTAMFGVPRIWTKFQMGVYSKIPAQRLDFLLGLPFIGKRVGHKVLAGLGLDALRVALSGAAPVPQTLLAWYQRLGLDVLEVYGMTEGCGYSHICLPGQYKQGWIGKPCPDVEVRIDELGEVQVRSQANMLGYFKEPQKTAETLTEDGFLRTGDKGEQDAEGRLRLTGRLKEIFKTSKGKYVAPAPIENRLAVHSRIEQVCVVGDGLSAPLGLCVLSSVNQEEGRASLHSSLEKLLEEVNAVLDKHERLRRLVVVKDSWAVENGFLTPTLKIKRNVIEDTYGARFEEWSEHSEAVLWQD, via the coding sequence ATGTCTGCCGCCTTCCGTTTGCCGCTGGACGTGTTTTACGAACGTGAAGCCCGGCACCCACGTCAGCGCTTCCTCGTGCAGCCCAGCGGCGGCGGTCAGATCGAGACGCTGAGCTGGGCCGACGTTGGCCATCAGGCTCGCTGCACCGCGCACTGGTTGCGGGCCCGTGAGTTGCCACAAGGCAGTCACATCGCCCTGATCTCGAAAAACTGCGCGCACTGGATCATCGCCGACCTGGCGATCTGGATGGCCGGGCACGTCTCCGTTCCGTTGTATCCCAACCTCACCGCCGACTCCGTCGCGCAAGTGCTCAATCACTCGGAAAGCGTCCTGGCCTTCATTGGCAAACTCGACGATTGGCCGGGCATGTCCAAAGGCGTGCCGGCGGATCTGCCGACCATCAGCCTGCCGCTGCACCCGTCTGGGGATTTCGATTTCAGCTGGGCGGACTTGCAGCGCAGCTCACCGATTCAGGACGACCCGCGTCCAGCGGCCGAGCAACTGGCAACGATCATCTACACCTCCGGCACCACTGGCCTGCCCAAAGGCGTGATGCACAGTTTTGCCAATCTCGGTTTCGCTACCACGCGCGGCACCCAACTGTTCGGGCTTAACGAGAACGACCGGCTGCTGTCGTACTTGCCGCTGTGCCACGTCGCCGAGCGGATGTTCGTGGAACTGGCGTCGATCTACACCGGGCAGACAGTGTTCTTCGCCGAGAGCCTCGACACGTTCATTACCGATCTGCAGCGTGCACGGCCAACCGCAATGTTCGGCGTGCCGCGCATCTGGACCAAATTCCAGATGGGCGTGTACAGCAAGATCCCGGCGCAGCGTCTGGATTTTCTCCTCGGTCTGCCGTTCATTGGCAAACGTGTCGGGCACAAAGTGCTGGCGGGGCTGGGTCTGGATGCCTTGCGTGTCGCGCTGTCCGGCGCCGCGCCGGTGCCGCAGACATTGCTCGCCTGGTATCAGAGACTCGGCCTCGATGTGCTGGAGGTCTACGGCATGACCGAGGGCTGCGGTTATTCGCACATCTGCCTGCCGGGGCAATACAAGCAGGGCTGGATCGGCAAGCCGTGCCCGGATGTGGAGGTGCGTATCGATGAGTTGGGCGAAGTGCAGGTGCGCAGTCAGGCAAACATGCTCGGCTATTTCAAGGAGCCGCAGAAGACCGCCGAGACCCTGACTGAGGACGGCTTTCTGCGCACCGGCGACAAGGGCGAACAGGATGCCGAAGGGCGCCTGCGCCTGACCGGTCGACTCAAGGAGATCTTCAAGACCAGCAAGGGCAAATACGTTGCCCCGGCACCGATCGAAAATCGCCTGGCGGTGCATTCACGCATCGAGCAGGTCTGCGTGGTCGGTGACGGCTTGAGCGCACCGCTGGGGTTGTGCGTGCTGTCGAGCGTCAATCAGGAGGAGGGCCGGGCGAGTCTGCATTCGAGCCTGGAAAAACTCCTGGAGGAGGTCAACGCCGTGCTCGACAAGCACGAACGCTTGCGTCGACTGGTGGTGGTCAAGGACAGTTGGGCGGTGGAAAACGGCTTTCTCACGCCGACGTTGAAGATCAAGCGCAACGTCATCGAAGACACCTATGGCGCGCGTTTTGAAGAATGGAGCGAGCATAGCGAGGCGGTGCTGTGGCAGGATTGA
- a CDS encoding DUF4389 domain-containing protein gives MNDPKTEAKYESILLRVLWMIVYVLVWQVAQFILGAVVLVQLIYRLIYGAPSGSLMNFGDSLSQFLAQIGRFGSFHSDQKPWPFADWPTPRTPEGEAPHAVAPAPHPVRDEEPKL, from the coding sequence ATGAACGATCCGAAAACCGAAGCCAAGTACGAATCCATCCTCCTGCGCGTGTTGTGGATGATCGTCTACGTGCTGGTCTGGCAAGTGGCGCAGTTCATCCTCGGCGCGGTGGTGCTGGTGCAACTGATCTATCGTTTGATCTATGGCGCGCCGAGCGGCAGCCTGATGAACTTCGGCGACAGCCTGAGCCAGTTCCTGGCGCAGATCGGCCGCTTCGGCAGTTTCCACAGCGACCAGAAACCGTGGCCGTTCGCCGACTGGCCAACGCCGCGTACCCCGGAAGGTGAGGCGCCACACGCCGTCGCGCCGGCACCGCATCCGGTTCGAGATGAGGAACCCAAGCTATGA
- a CDS encoding ATP-binding protein, protein MRARFDTLFGRLFGVLFVAIVLAHLLAFTWFRLYGPPPPPPPPEFSQGADGQPMAQDPRYPPRPPRPWFGGPVVPLTFQFITLMIAAWYGAKLLSRPIQRLSDAAERLSEDLDSPPLDESGPREARQAAHTFNLMQRRIREQVQQRARMLGAVSHDLRTPLSRLKLRLENISDEKLQGQMRQDLDDMIGMLDATLTYLHEQRTSEALQLMDVQALVESLCENAQDQGADVQVSGHCAPLPVQPMALRSCINNLMDNALRYAGQARIELQDQREQLLIRVIDHGPGIAEDKREAVFEPFYRLEGSRNRNSGGVGLGMTIAREAAQRLGGQLNLEETPGGGLTAVIRLPRL, encoded by the coding sequence ATGCGGGCGCGCTTCGACACGCTGTTCGGGCGCCTGTTTGGTGTGCTGTTCGTGGCGATCGTCCTCGCGCACCTGCTGGCTTTCACCTGGTTCCGCCTCTACGGCCCGCCCCCGCCTCCGCCACCTCCGGAGTTCTCCCAGGGCGCCGACGGCCAACCGATGGCGCAGGACCCGCGCTACCCGCCACGGCCCCCGCGCCCATGGTTCGGTGGGCCGGTGGTGCCGCTGACCTTTCAGTTCATCACGCTGATGATCGCGGCGTGGTACGGCGCCAAACTGCTCAGTCGCCCGATCCAGCGCCTGAGCGATGCCGCCGAACGCCTCAGCGAAGACCTCGACAGCCCGCCGCTCGACGAGTCCGGCCCACGGGAAGCACGGCAAGCGGCGCACACCTTCAACCTGATGCAACGGCGCATTCGCGAACAGGTTCAACAGCGCGCGCGGATGCTCGGTGCCGTGTCCCACGACCTGCGCACACCGTTGTCACGCCTGAAACTGCGCCTGGAAAACATCAGCGATGAAAAGCTGCAAGGGCAGATGCGTCAGGATCTGGACGACATGATCGGCATGCTCGACGCCACCCTCACCTACCTGCACGAACAGCGCACCAGTGAAGCATTGCAGTTGATGGATGTGCAGGCGCTGGTCGAGTCACTGTGCGAAAACGCTCAGGACCAAGGCGCCGACGTGCAAGTCAGCGGCCATTGCGCACCGCTGCCGGTGCAGCCGATGGCGCTGCGTTCGTGCATCAACAACCTCATGGACAATGCCCTGCGTTATGCCGGTCAGGCACGCATCGAGTTGCAGGATCAGCGCGAGCAACTGCTGATCCGCGTGATCGACCACGGCCCGGGGATTGCCGAGGACAAGCGGGAAGCAGTGTTTGAGCCGTTTTATCGCCTGGAAGGTTCGCGCAATCGCAACTCCGGCGGCGTGGGTCTAGGCATGACCATTGCCCGAGAGGCGGCGCAGCGTCTGGGCGGACAGCTTAACCTCGAAGAAACCCCCGGCGGCGGCCTCACTGCCGTCATTCGCCTGCCCCGCCTCTGA
- a CDS encoding EF-hand domain-containing protein translates to MIGSVSNYTSYTSTSSTSTQNARSQQLQKELFAKLDSNGDGAVDQDELAASLTPPPPPPHISSDELFSQLDADGDGSVIATELSSALQTSDSATSTTSTDTSAALLKVLDSDSSGGVSSDELKAALQAGRERPDEEQTASTQSTTEALNRMIANLSKQYSLEKTASVGKYLNVAT, encoded by the coding sequence ATGATCGGTAGCGTCAGCAACTACACGAGCTATACCAGCACCAGCAGCACCTCCACGCAAAACGCGCGCAGCCAGCAACTGCAAAAAGAACTGTTTGCCAAACTCGACAGCAACGGCGACGGCGCAGTGGATCAGGACGAACTCGCCGCCAGCCTGACCCCACCCCCTCCGCCGCCACACATCAGCAGCGACGAACTGTTCAGCCAGCTCGATGCGGATGGCGATGGCAGCGTGATCGCGACAGAACTCAGCAGCGCACTGCAAACCAGCGACAGCGCGACTTCAACCACCAGCACTGACACCAGTGCCGCGCTGCTCAAGGTTCTCGATAGCGACAGCAGCGGCGGTGTCAGCAGCGACGAGCTGAAAGCGGCTTTACAGGCAGGGCGAGAACGGCCGGATGAAGAACAGACCGCTTCGACCCAGAGCACCACTGAAGCGCTGAACCGCATGATTGCCAATTTGAGCAAGCAGTACTCGCTGGAGAAGACGGCGTCGGTGGGCAAGTATTTAAATGTGGCGACTTGA
- a CDS encoding hotdog fold thioesterase, with protein sequence MSLWRTTPDIEQLNAIQKNTIGEVLDIRFEAFGEDSLTASMVIDHRTHQPYGLLHGGASVVLAESVGSMASYLCIDASKFYCVGLEINANHLRGLRSGRVTAVAKPIHIGRTTHVWDIRLTSDEGKASCVSRLTMAVVPLGEQPPSP encoded by the coding sequence ATGAGCCTGTGGCGTACCACTCCCGACATCGAGCAGTTGAATGCAATCCAGAAGAACACCATCGGCGAAGTGCTGGACATCCGCTTCGAAGCGTTCGGCGAAGACTCGCTGACGGCGAGCATGGTCATCGACCATCGCACCCATCAGCCCTATGGTTTGCTGCACGGCGGCGCCTCGGTGGTGCTGGCGGAAAGCGTCGGTTCGATGGCCAGTTATCTGTGCATCGATGCCAGCAAGTTTTATTGCGTTGGGCTTGAGATCAACGCCAATCATTTGCGCGGCTTGCGCAGTGGCCGGGTGACGGCAGTGGCCAAGCCGATTCACATCGGCCGCACCACCCATGTGTGGGATATCCGTTTGACCAGCGATGAAGGCAAGGCCAGTTGTGTGTCGCGGTTGACCATGGCGGTCGTGCCGCTGGGTGAGCAGCCGCCCTCACCCTAA
- a CDS encoding alpha/beta hydrolase, whose protein sequence is MSQPIFFTHANGFPSGTYGKLFAALAPEYRVAHLEQHAHDPRFPADDNWYNLVDELIHHLQQQDQPVWGVGHSFGGVLHLHAALRCPELYRGVVMLDSPVLTRTDQWVIRAAKRFGFIDKLTPAGRTLGRREEFADLDSARSYFAGKTLFRGFDPECFDAYLQHGLHRVGDKLRLRFDPATEISIYRGVPHTSPGRTGQLQVPLAVVRGHTSRVVMRHHTRFVSRLAQGEALSMPGGHMFPLERPQDTARLLKNLFIRWQNRQDKDCA, encoded by the coding sequence ATGTCGCAACCGATCTTTTTCACCCACGCCAACGGCTTCCCTTCGGGTACCTATGGCAAGTTGTTCGCGGCGCTGGCGCCCGAGTACCGGGTTGCGCATCTGGAGCAGCATGCCCATGACCCGCGTTTTCCGGCGGACGACAACTGGTACAACCTGGTTGATGAGCTGATCCACCATTTGCAGCAGCAGGATCAACCGGTGTGGGGCGTCGGCCATTCTTTCGGCGGCGTGCTGCACCTGCATGCAGCTTTGCGTTGCCCGGAGCTGTATCGCGGCGTGGTGATGCTTGATTCGCCCGTGCTGACCCGCACCGATCAGTGGGTGATCCGTGCCGCCAAGCGTTTTGGTTTTATCGACAAGCTGACCCCGGCCGGCCGCACCCTCGGCCGGCGTGAAGAATTCGCCGATCTCGACAGTGCGCGCAGCTACTTTGCTGGCAAAACACTGTTTCGCGGTTTCGATCCGGAATGCTTCGACGCCTACCTGCAACACGGTTTGCATCGGGTCGGCGACAAACTGCGGCTGCGTTTCGATCCGGCCACCGAGATCAGTATCTATCGCGGCGTGCCGCACACCAGCCCTGGCCGCACCGGTCAATTGCAAGTGCCGCTGGCGGTGGTGCGCGGGCATACGAGTCGTGTGGTCATGCGTCATCACACCCGTTTCGTTTCGCGTTTGGCCCAGGGTGAGGCATTGAGCATGCCCGGCGGGCACATGTTCCCGCTTGAGCGCCCGCAGGACACCGCACGGTTGTTGAAGAATCTGTTTATCCGTTGGCAAAACCGTCAGGACAAGGATTGCGCATGA
- a CDS encoding DUF4892 domain-containing protein, whose translation MRSLSLLALCCFSTVSFAADVPGSQDLQIVPRLADAQIVDYRPPVELERIYPLGSIRKISGQLRFDGQVTARGQTTSVTYELPPEHSATEAFTAAREALQKQDAELLFWCQARDCGESSLWANEVFGSAKLYGADEQQAYLLLRLAAPRDNTLVALYSITRGNRKAYLHVEQFEAVAPLGELLPTSATLLRQLKSTGELDFPDRVNEPDDTWLRLISRGLNLDTTLRVTVSGPKAEAWRQALINQGVRAARMETGSVEGSGLRIDLLR comes from the coding sequence ATGCGGTCACTCAGTCTGTTGGCACTGTGCTGTTTCAGTACCGTTTCGTTCGCCGCCGATGTGCCGGGCAGTCAGGATCTGCAGATCGTGCCGCGTCTGGCCGATGCACAGATCGTCGACTATCGCCCTCCGGTTGAACTGGAGCGGATCTATCCGCTGGGCTCGATCCGCAAGATCAGTGGCCAGCTGCGTTTCGACGGTCAGGTCACCGCACGTGGCCAGACGACCTCTGTCACTTACGAGCTACCGCCCGAACATTCCGCCACCGAAGCCTTCACCGCCGCCCGCGAAGCCTTGCAAAAGCAGGACGCCGAATTGCTGTTCTGGTGTCAGGCGCGTGATTGCGGCGAAAGCAGTCTGTGGGCCAATGAGGTGTTCGGTAGCGCCAAACTGTATGGCGCCGACGAGCAACAGGCCTATCTGCTGTTGAGGCTGGCGGCACCGCGTGACAACACGCTGGTGGCGCTTTACAGCATCACCCGCGGCAACCGCAAAGCCTATCTGCATGTCGAACAGTTCGAGGCGGTAGCACCGCTGGGTGAGCTGCTGCCGACCTCGGCGACCCTGTTGCGTCAACTGAAAAGCACCGGTGAGCTGGATTTTCCGGATCGCGTGAATGAGCCGGATGACACCTGGCTTCGGCTGATTTCCCGTGGACTTAACCTCGACACGACGTTGCGCGTGACGGTGTCAGGGCCCAAGGCCGAAGCCTGGCGTCAGGCGCTGATCAATCAGGGCGTGCGGGCGGCACGCATGGAAACCGGCAGTGTCGAAGGCTCTGGCCTGCGCATCGATCTGTTGCGTTAA
- a CDS encoding AI-2E family transporter yields MLNNDRLLVQILLLVLFGASLWVMAPFWSALFWGAVLAFASWPLMRLLTRWLNGRESLAAAILTLGWMLLVAAPLVWLGFNVGDHVRDATAFIKDVQVDGLPEAPVWLVTVPFVGERLVGLWNSIDQQGAALMVSIKPYLGQVGNWLLARSAQIGGGILELTLSIVFVFFFYRDGPRLAAFVHSLLERLIGDRAGYYIELVAGTVQRVVNGVIGTAAAQAVLALIGFLIAGVPGALVLGIVTFLLSLIPMGPPLVWVPATAWLAWRGEYGMAVFLGIWGTFVISGVDNVLKPYLISRGGNLPLVIVLLGVFGGLIAFGFIGLFIGPTLLAVAYSLLTDWSKSQGRVEERR; encoded by the coding sequence ATGCTCAATAACGATCGCCTGCTGGTGCAGATCCTGTTGCTGGTGTTATTTGGCGCCAGTCTGTGGGTGATGGCGCCGTTCTGGTCGGCGCTGTTCTGGGGCGCGGTGCTGGCGTTTGCCAGCTGGCCGCTGATGCGCCTGTTGACCCGCTGGCTCAATGGTCGTGAATCGCTGGCTGCGGCGATTCTGACGCTGGGCTGGATGTTGCTGGTGGCCGCGCCGCTGGTCTGGTTGGGGTTCAACGTGGGGGATCATGTGCGTGATGCCACAGCGTTCATCAAGGATGTGCAGGTCGACGGTCTGCCGGAGGCACCGGTGTGGCTGGTGACTGTGCCATTCGTGGGCGAGCGACTGGTCGGGCTGTGGAACAGCATCGATCAGCAGGGCGCCGCACTGATGGTGTCGATCAAACCTTATCTGGGGCAGGTCGGTAACTGGCTGCTGGCGCGCAGTGCGCAGATCGGCGGCGGGATTCTCGAGCTGACTCTGAGCATTGTCTTTGTGTTCTTTTTCTATCGTGACGGTCCGCGACTGGCGGCATTTGTGCACAGTCTGCTGGAGCGCTTGATTGGTGATCGTGCCGGGTATTACATCGAGTTGGTGGCGGGGACGGTGCAGCGGGTGGTCAACGGGGTGATCGGGACGGCGGCGGCGCAGGCGGTTCTGGCGTTGATCGGGTTTTTGATTGCCGGGGTGCCGGGGGCGTTGGTGCTCGGGATCGTGACCTTTCTGTTGAGTCTGATTCCGATGGGGCCGCCGTTGGTGTGGGTGCCGGCGACGGCCTGGCTGGCGTGGAGGGGTGAGTACGGGATGGCGGTGTTTCTCGGGATCTGGGGGACATTTGTCATCAGTGGCGTGGATAACGTGCTCAAGCCGTATCTGATCAGTCGCGGCGGGAATTTGCCGTTGGTGATTGTGTTGCTTGGGGTGTTTGGCGGGTTGATTGCGTTTGGGTTTATCGGGTTGTTTATCGGGCCTACGCTGTTGGCGGTGGCTTATAGTTTGCTGACGGATTGGAGCAAGAGTCAGGGGCGGGTTGAGGAACGGCGGTAG
- the sixA gene encoding phosphohistidine phosphatase SixA, which yields MKLWVLRHGEAVPYGSCPDSERELTEHGRKEALSSAAHLIGQPLTAIYASPYLRAQQTAQIVREALGFEPEIRTVEWLTPEVDPDKVTDQLVSVSNVLLVSHNPLVGNLLSYLQHGAGYPPEKVSTAGLAELESPELLIGSMTLNSLKHP from the coding sequence ATGAAACTCTGGGTATTGCGTCACGGTGAAGCCGTGCCTTATGGCTCGTGCCCCGACTCCGAACGGGAACTGACCGAGCACGGTCGCAAAGAGGCCTTGAGCAGCGCCGCGCATTTGATCGGCCAGCCGCTGACGGCGATTTACGCCAGCCCTTATCTGCGCGCGCAGCAGACCGCGCAGATTGTCCGTGAGGCACTGGGGTTCGAACCGGAGATCCGCACGGTCGAGTGGTTGACGCCGGAGGTTGATCCGGACAAGGTCACCGATCAACTGGTGTCGGTGAGTAATGTGCTGCTGGTCAGCCACAACCCGCTGGTGGGCAATCTGCTCAGCTATCTGCAGCATGGCGCCGGTTATCCGCCGGAGAAGGTCAGCACCGCCGGGTTGGCTGAACTGGAAAGCCCAGAGTTGTTGATCGGCTCGATGACCCTCAACAGCCTCAAACATCCCTGA
- a CDS encoding alpha/beta hydrolase codes for MSPTFEEVRLSLPHIELAAHLFGPEDGVPVIALHGWLDNANSFARLAPKLKGLRIIALDMAGHGHSGHRPNGAGYALWDYAHDVLQVAEQLGWKRFGLLGHSMGAIVSMVLAGSLPERISHLALIDGVIPPTDKGENAAERMGMALQAQLDLREKRKPVYNTLDRAIEARMKGLVAVSREAAELLAQRGLMPVPGGYTWRTDNRLTLPSPLRLTQEQAMAFALRVSCPAHLVVAADGMLAKHPELLERLPFSREQLAGGHHLHLNDEAGANLVADCFNRFFAIP; via the coding sequence ATGAGCCCGACTTTCGAAGAAGTGCGCCTGAGCCTGCCGCATATCGAACTGGCCGCGCATTTGTTCGGGCCCGAGGACGGTGTGCCGGTAATCGCCCTGCACGGCTGGCTGGATAACGCCAACAGCTTTGCCCGTTTGGCGCCAAAGCTCAAAGGCTTGCGCATCATTGCTTTGGACATGGCCGGGCACGGGCATTCAGGGCATCGACCAAACGGCGCCGGGTATGCACTGTGGGACTACGCCCATGACGTGCTGCAAGTCGCCGAGCAATTGGGCTGGAAGCGGTTCGGCCTGCTCGGGCATTCGATGGGCGCCATTGTCTCGATGGTGTTGGCGGGTTCGTTACCGGAACGCATCAGCCATCTGGCGCTGATCGACGGCGTGATTCCTCCTACAGACAAAGGCGAAAACGCCGCTGAACGTATGGGCATGGCTCTGCAAGCGCAACTGGATCTGCGCGAGAAACGCAAACCGGTCTACAACACCCTCGACCGCGCCATTGAAGCGCGCATGAAAGGTCTGGTCGCAGTCAGTCGTGAGGCGGCTGAACTGCTGGCTCAGCGCGGATTGATGCCGGTGCCGGGCGGTTACACCTGGCGCACCGACAATCGCTTGACCCTGCCATCGCCGCTGCGCCTGACCCAGGAACAGGCGATGGCTTTCGCGCTGCGGGTCAGTTGCCCGGCGCATTTAGTGGTCGCGGCGGACGGCATGCTGGCCAAACATCCCGAGTTGCTGGAGCGTCTACCCTTTAGCCGGGAACAGTTGGCGGGCGGGCACCATTTGCACCTGAATGACGAGGCCGGAGCGAACCTTGTCGCAGACTGTTTCAATCGGTTCTTCGCCATTCCTTGA